From a single Larimichthys crocea isolate SSNF chromosome XIII, L_crocea_2.0, whole genome shotgun sequence genomic region:
- the lypla2 gene encoding acyl-protein thioesterase 2, with protein MCGNNMSVPLLAEAVTVPGDESGTTAVVIFLHGLGDTGHGWADTLTGIQLPHVKFICPHAPRMPVTLNMKTCMPAWFDLKGLTPDTPEDESGIKKAADNIKAIIDYEAKNGIPPHRIMLGGFSQGGALSLYTALTCQHQLAGVVALSCWLPLHKNFPSASSGHKNIPILQCHGESDSMIPVEFGALTAKKLKSIVNPQMITFSTYPGLSHSSCHQEMQDVKEFIEKYLPRI; from the exons ATGTGTGGCAACAACATGTCTGTGCCGCTTCTCGCAGAGGCTGTGACGGTGCCCGGGGATGAGTCCGGGACCACCGCGGTG gtgaTTTTCCTTCATGGGCTGGGAGACACCGG gcATGGGTGGGCAGACACTCTGACAGGGATCCAGCTGCCTCATGTCAAGTTCATCTGCCCCCACGC GCCCCGAATGCCCGTTACTCTCAACATGAAGACGTGTATGCCCGCGTG GTTTGACCTCAAGGGTCTCACCCCCGACACTCCAGAGGACGAATCTGGAATCAAGAAGGCAGCAGACAACA TCAAGGCCATAATAGATTACGAGGCCAAAAACGGGATCCCCCCACACCGTATAATGCTCGGTGGCTTCTCTCAG gGTGGGGCTTTGTCCTTGTATACCGCCTTGACCTGCCAGCATCAGTTGGCTGGCGTTGTGGCCCTCAGTTGCTGGCTACCACTTCACAAGAATTTCCCATCG GCATCAAGCGGCCACAAGAACATCCCGATCCTGCAGTGCCACGGTGAGAGCGACTCCATGATCCCGGTGGAGTTTGGTGCGCTGACGGCAAAGAAACTCAAATCCATAGTCAACCCTCAGATGATCACCTTCTCAACCTACCCAGGGCTCTCTCACAGTTCCTGTCATCAG GAGATGCAGGATGTAAAGGAATTTATCGAGAAGTATTTGCCCCGAATCTGA